The sequence CTAAatcgatcttttgtccctttcgacctttttccttttcaaccatttgtccctttcgaccttctgtccctttcgatcttttgtccctttcgaccttttctctttttcaaccttctgtgcctttcgaccttttgtccttttgaccttttgtcctttcgaccttttgtcctttcgaccttttgtctgttcgaccttttgtctttcgaccttttgtctttcgtctttttgtcctttcggccttttgtcttgTGACCTTGTGTCATATATTCGCATCTCATCATGTTCATGCTCTTCAAAATATGATTGATACattaaatggctttcggcgtgacgcctgAAACGCTGTCGCCACCGACCAAAATtgtgacaaacgccgccgccgccgatttagatatacagggtgttcaataagttcgaatatacttttaaaaaatgtttaaaaatggagattcaattatttcttttcccggttccatttcattgaaagtattgtttataaggaacgtttgtaacatttcttttgaaatggcctctattttgtacttcttaacgagcttcaaacgtttctaaaacccatcgcaagcggcacgcacggtctgcatgggcatttcgttccagattttgagaattacgtcttgaactggtccaagttactgacccgtattcgtacagctttacCATAACAAAGGACCAAACAAGAAggttaagagggttcaaatccgggaagctggtaggtcgcaaagttttgtctaaaaagtcgatgaaattgtccccatataaggcttaaatcgcatttttcGTGTATAAAAGGTTATCGTCCTATTCGAACACGTAGGGCTGATCTCCGTCTTATCACCGAGCCACTGGGGGCATTAATCATCcccaaaacctcagttttgtagtacgccgcaatgatttCGACCTTCAAAAACGGCTATTTACGATGCCCCAATCAATTTTCAACGCGCGTAATAAATAAACAACAAgagacagaatgtcaacaccacacacattcgttagcgtatatataccgctaacgctgacaccaatactaatacagaatatatacattgggcttacaaacacaatgatcaaacatttgtattcgaacttattgaacaccctgtagagATATAGAGGGATTCAGAAATAGGAGAAGAATAAAAATCGCTGCTAGCCGCCTGGGAATTTGAACGGCTACGAAGCATCATGTCTCGTAGGACTACGAACTTTTTCCTGGGCATAtcagtcgatttttttgacgtaaactacgtctaaggggaagactcggatacagggtgtaaaatggaaatttaaaaattgtggaccgtcacgaaatcatgtaagatttgtaacattaataggtcctttatctttcagtggattttaaagattaatatatcaatcgatttgcgaactctccaccaatttgccagtaatattgaaacttttgagtatcaacgctaaactattgaaaattttagtttttttttatgcatcATGCATCTCGTACGCAGCGCGTTagaatccttggtaattgcctacttttagggtattaccAATTGTTGAACTGGGATGGCCTAGCTGCTAGACAGTGGAATCCCTACTCCCTCACAGAGTGGGAGATcctgctaaagctgggtagttGTGTTGGTGGGATAGTTCCTTCTCTTCTGTATAGTGCGGAATActtggttcagtgtactatatttgcttttacgtagtttacgtcgagcggtcgtgtcatGTATACAACCCTAACATTTTTTATCTTGAAAttaaacgcgagtgcatttagttttggattccaggaggcttgtccttaaataTTGTGGAGATGCTAATAGAACCCGACCAActatttctttaatttttttttttatttaattcttcaTATAGATTTTTAAAGGTTTTCATATCAATCGTCGATAGCGATCGATGCCATTTAATGAAGaatttcaaatgaatcaaaAGTTTAAACACGGAAAATTGTTATCgatcttttccaaaatatcgatatcaaTTAATGCCGCCAAAAAGATATAAATTTTTACAGTTCTGCTTTACCGACCTGTCAATGTTTtcaacgaaaacaaaaaaaagattcTTCAGAGGcttgtttttacattttttttatctatttgtttaatcgggaatcgaacctggaGAAGTAATGATGAGAAATGTGCCCAGAGAAACTCGCAGAGAACTTGACCATTAGCCCACAATGCAGTGTTGATTGTGAGTAGCTAAATTGTATTAACATTCTATGCCTTGTAATTTCCGTTCAAATCCTTGTTCAAATATTAGTTGTATAAACGGGAATTATTTCCCACCTCACACTATTTTCATATTCATCTCATTTACCCAAATGCAAACCTCAAACATCAATGGCGGTCAATTTGTTCGTAAATTATATTACGGCATTTAGAATTGAAACCCGATAATGTCGTTTCCGGGATGTAAACAAACGCCAAAGTATCCATCGATGTTCTGTTATCCAACTATATGAATCGATGAACTAAAAAGTGATAAAGGCGTAGCGATGTTCAACAGTAAAATTCGTTGTCAAAATATATCATAACGTTGAGATCGTACTTTATCAAAAATCTGATAACGTTTCATGAATATTCATATCGTCATTGCAATTAATTTAGTGGTAAAGACCTAGCGATGTTCATCTTCGAAATACTTTGTCAAAGTATATCATTACGTTGATATCATACTTTACATGAATTGTGATATCGTTTAAATAAGATTTGTATCATTTTTGGGGATAATTCAGTGTAAAGAAATACCGataaaatcatttaattttatgtaaataacttTGAAGAAGTTTGACGAATGGTTGGCCgggaatactaagttgaaaagcaggccaagtattttttattctttatttgagCGACTTTCAGTCCTTATTGGCTCGTCTCCTAATGATCAAATTCTAATTGGAGTGTAGAGCtattaatgatgatgatgatgaagaaaAAGACTATATCCATTAATAAAAAATCTTCAGTGAAGTTATTACACCAGGAGAAAACATAAAATTCTTTTATACATATAGAAAATTATATTCAGTGGACAGTTCGTTATTTATGGTTTTTGTTACACGTTGTTGTTCAATTACGCCAATAATTTTGAGGGCTGCTAACAATAGTCGCAAATTGCCAATGCCGTATTTTACAATAGTTGCAAATtgccaatgccgtattttttaaaaactaaagtaaaaaaaatgccAGTGAAATATTGATATAGCTTAGAGCCACATTTCAATGCTAACAAACACATTGAGCGATAATAATTCTCATAGAATTTTCATTTCAGCGCATACTGCACCTGGCGGGATGGTACCCGAATCGGAGAATACCAGACGAGCAGTCTTAAGGCGCACGTGATGACCTGCAGTAAGTATTTACGACAAGTATTTTACCTCCCTCCACATATATGTAGAGACACCACCCAGCGGATGAAACAAGCCATTCGGTGAAACCGGTTTTACTTCAAAATGCCATCGCCTAGATGTAGGCCACCTCCATGACATACCGTCTTCAAGACGATCAGCACGTTTCTTACCCACTCGATTCGAAGAAAAGAGCGTGTATGGAATGGAAAAAGACTGAGCTCTCGCCTCCACTCTTTTACCCAGAgtaaacaattttactgaatgtGCAGAGTGAGCACGATGTTTAAGGTGAAACCAATCAGACTCCAATGTATAATTTATAAATCTATAAAActggaatttaaaattttattgaaattagtGCCATCTTATCTAAAATAAGAATATAGCGATGCATCGTAGAATTGTGGAGTTCATTATGGCCTTTATGAGACGTTTGTCCTTAAGATGGCAGTGAATGGTCTGGTTGTTTTTGGAGAACCAAGTCTGTTTCAATTCAATGTCTCGATTATAGGATGCTACTTTGTATAGCTCTCTTTCAATGTTTCCATGCACAACAACGTTTTAGTCCTCGTTCATTCATCGTGCTGTAATTCGATTTATTGCTTGAGTAGGCGAAGCCACAGagaatttgttttcatcgacgACAGAATGCGGACCACAATTATTAAATATAATATTATTAATTAGTTCGTTAGTTGAATAAGGGTTCATACGCGAATAACATACCGTTTTAAGGGGTGGGAGGGTATCTGTCAGAGTGTTACAATCAatacaaattttagaacccttccatacaaaacaaattttacgagggggtgggtgggAGTTGAAAATTGTCAATTTTGGCGtcatgtaatttgtgaatgaattcTAAATTGGAGGGGCACCCTCTCATATTTCCAGGTTGTTTACGGATAAACTTTGTCTCAAAAAGTCATTTGGTATATGTATGTactttttatttaataatagggcactgcatggacgaggtttattttttttcactgaatAGAATTTGGAAAACAACAAGACCACTAATCGGCattaaaaaaagatggaaagagGTTCGTTCGTGTAGTGCCCTATTAAGAAAGAATATCATTCAAAATGGGCCAAACTTCTTTTCGACAGAAATGAATTCAAATTAGAAatgcaaattttacaaaatgttgttgtttcgtccagggtgggacgaccctacgttgtgttgAATTTACTGGTTCTCCGGGTGACGACTGAAGACAAACGACTGATTACTTTCACTAATTGATTTATTacctccgagaggcagcgtgcctgCTCGGAGGAATCGGTTTCAAGATACTGTACATCACATGGTTTGAGTTTgagtcgccttttataggcgactcTTAGTACGGCAGGACAATTATATAATAATATTACAACTATTGGGGACGTGTgcacaaacattcaaatttaaattctaatTGGACTAACAGCGCGCCAACTGCTACGCACATAACGCTAGCAGTTGGCGCGAGAACAGAGAACAAGAAATAACAATTCAATTGCACACACGCTGCTCTGTTTCGATCAAGCAGCAGCTACGACGATGCCAGCCGTTCGTGATCGAACATACTGCCCCCCAAAACGAACGTTTTCTAATTCCTCTTTGTGATCGGCTTGAGGTGCTATTGCTTCTGTAGCTGCTGATAGTGCAATCAATTTGTGCACACGAAATAGATGAGTTTGGCTGATGCTGATGCAGGGCGGGTGCCGGAATGTTGATGGATGTTGTGAACGGTGATGTTGACTTACTGAACAGATGAATAAGTTGATTCTGCTGATTCAGCTGATGTTCAGTGATGCGGCGCTACGGCCAACGGAATTAGACGCTGCGGTCCACGACTATGACGCAAGGGTCCGATATATCGCTTCGGCCGGATGGGTTGACGCTAACGGTCCGAGGGAAAACTTGACGCAGTGGTCCGGAATGGCGCTACGGCCGGGAAGGTGACGCAGATGGTCCAAAATGGCGCTACGGCCGGATGGAATGACGCAGATGGTCCAAAATGGCGCTACGGCCGGGTGGGTTGACGctggtggtccaaaatggcGCTACGGCCGGAAAGGTTGACGCAGATGGTCCAAAATGGCGCTACGGCCGGGTGGGTTGACGctggtggtccaaaatggcGCTACGGCCGGGTAGATTGACGCTGACGGTCCGAAATGGCGCTGCGGCCGGGAATGACACTGACGGTCCGAAATGTGAATGGGTTGACGCTGCGGTCCGAAAACAGCCCTGTGGCTGTGGTGACAGTATCGTGATGATATTCCTCCGTCGAATCGATGTGCACACTGGCTGGAAGGTGGCAGTCCGGTTCGATCGCTACTAGTCCACACTGAATAGCGAGGGATGAAGTGAACGGATGTTGCTTCCTGTCCGACGGGTTGGAGTGCAATTCATCAGCGGTTGCTTGTAGTCGTCCAGAAATCCTCCAAGTAccatcctggtcacggcaccaatgtttcgtccagggtgggacgaccctacgttgtgttgAATTTACTGGTTCTCCGGGTGACGACTGAAGACAAACGACTGATTACTTTCACTAATTGATTTATTacctccgagaggcagcgtgcctgCTCGGAGGAATCGGTTTTAGGATACTGTACATCACATGGTTtcgccttttataggcgactcTTAATACGGCAGGACAATTATATAATAATGTTACAACTATTGGGGACGTGTgcacaaacattcaaatttaaattctaatTGGACTAACAGCGCGCCAACTGCTACGCACATAACGCTAGCAGTTGGCGCGAGAACAGAGAACAAGAAATAACAATTCAATTGCACACACGCTGCTCTGTTTCGATCAAGCAGCAGCTACGACGATGCCAGCCGTTCGTGATCGAACAGTTGTATATATGACTATGACTAATCAATTTTAGACCTTCACTGTGAAAGTTTCCGATAAAACTaagttttttattcaaaatcagtaaaaaatcaGTAAGTGGGCCTTTACAAAAGATAGTCAAGACCAATTGTGGACAAACTAAATATGCAAAGTAATTAACTACTGACATACaactatttgatttcaattcctCATTTATTATGCAGATTGTGCTCGAGACGAGCAGATTTTCCAAGCAGCCGGAATGCAGTTGGAGCTACTGTGCGAAGGAAACGGAAACTATGCCACTTTGCAGGATCGAAATGGGGAACTTTTCTGCGTGGACAGAGATGGATATGTGGTAGCCGAACGCGTTCAGCCCGATGTTGACTGCACGGAGTACATGTATGGGTAACCTAATCATCTGGATAAGCGTAGacgtaatcgattttaagtgaataaatattttcgTAAACGAATTCGTTCCcgaataattataaaattaatAAACATGATTCGCGTTTTCaattagaaaattttaatgtttttaacgatctttttgtgcaaaatataaatcaaataaaaaaaacttatggcATTGTTACTGCCACACACTCACTATCCTAGTCAATGTTCAACATCGAAAAACACTTTAAGATATCAACCGAACAATTTGTCTTATCTCAATTCAACGCAATCGAATTTTATCGAACTGGAACCTCCCAAACAATGAATCAAACCAGTTCCCAACTTCAATCCGTCAAATTAACACACCGAGCGGTACAAACTGAGAATGCATGCACGAGTGTCACTCGTACTGTCAATCACCATCGGCATCATATCGAGTTCCGCCGCTATCGCACCACCCAGTTGCGACGGCCTGTACGGATGCATTTCCTCGCTACGGCAATCGGATTGTGCCCAGGGCGAGGTGCTCATTTCCGGCGCATCGCTCAACGGGTGCTGTCCGGGATGCCGCGGCGGTCAGGGCTACATGAAGGTTTGCAACGTTAACGTGGCCAGTCGGCGATGCGCTCCGGGTCTCAAGTGCGTCGATCGCAAGTGCATTTATGATCGATGTAAGTACTACTGCAGGTGCTTGAGTTGTGACTGAAGTCAAAGTGGATAATAAATCAAATCTCGGCCCGCCAGCGACCTGCCTACACACGATCCACATGAAGGACGAGGAGGAGTGGGCCGGTTGGTATCCACGGTGCAACCTGGATGGGACCTACGCTAGCAAGCAGTGTCGAGGTGACCGACTGTCCGGGAGGTGTTTTTGCTACAGTGACGATGGGCGACGAATTTTCGGCTGGGATTGGTATAAGGACGCGGCGAAAATGACCTGCGGTATGTAGAGATGGGATTCGTCGCGATGGTAATGAAAATTGTGAATATTCAGCTTGTAGCCGACGTCGAGCAAAACTCGAATCCGAAGGAAGAACCGGGGTAACACTCCATTGCATGTCGAACGGAAACTTTGAACAGCTCCAATGCGATTCGGGAGTTTGTTGGTGTGCGAACGAAAGCACCGGCGATCCGCTAGTAGGAACAACAGTCGTACATGACAGTTTGTGGAGGTTACTGCCGTGTTGTGAGTCAAAAGCGCTGATACCTGAATCCCCTAATTATTAAGGATTTTTCATTTGCAGATAACAGTTCTCTACATGGTGATTCATACCTTCGACAATGCGAAAGTGCTGCTTTCGCGCAGAAGAAAATACAGCAAAAGTTTTCCCAGAGGGGCACCAACGGAGTAAGCTTTAACGACGTTCGGTGCGATTATGACGGAAGTTATGGGTCGTACATGATTGATAATGGAGTGTAAGTTGATAATATGGGGTACCCTATTGGTTGAAGTTTGGTGGAGAAAAAAATCTCAAGAGGTGTAATGCATCGTACAAATCTCGAGTGCAACACATCCTTAGTAGATTCAATAACTTGTGAGTTGTGTTTCTTTAGATTggcattttcatttatttagtttacatctaaacagacgccacaatacacggttcgagaccgcatctctccatcctcgaatgtgtccaagtcattttgcacctggtctgcccacctcgctcggaTCTGTtgagatctgttgaaaatcgtaccccggctgttacacccggctctccgcatgacactttctagcgcaatgttgaacaacaggcacgaaagtccatcattagtccccggcgcgattcgaacgaactggagtgtttgcccgaaatcttcacacagttttgcacaccatccaccgttgctttgatcagtctggtaagcttcccagggaagctgttctcatccataattttccatagctctacgcggtgtcgtatgccgccttgaaatcaatgaacagatggtgcgttgggacctggtattcacggcatttttgaagtatTTGCCGTACGGTaaacatctggtccgttgttgagcggccgtcaacgaagccggcttgataactcccacgaactcattcactaatagtGACAGAcctcggaagatgatctgggatataaATTTGTAgtcggcattaaggatggtgatcgctcaaaagttttcacactccagcttgtcgcctttcttgtaaatggggcatgtaaccccttccttccacttctcCGGTAGATTTTCAGttttccagattctgactatcagtttgtgcaggcaaatggccatcttgatgagctcaacttcgttaccatccttaccagctactTTATTAGTCTTTAGCTATTAGATGACATCcataacttccctcaaggtggttgctgattggcttccatcgtccgctgaactgacgtagtcatctccttcgCTGCCTTGACTTACACTGCCTGTACTCgcagcgccatttaaatgttcctcgtagggCTGCTTCCACCGTTCGATCACCAcatgttcgtccgtcaagatgctctcatccttatcgctgcacatttcggctcgagGCATGAAGCCTTTGCGAGATGTGTtgaaaaagacaggaacaccgtcttcgaccagaggtcgtacagactgaacacttaacacctagcatgagacaacggacaggacatttacacaacacccagtggaccagtggagaatttttcaatcacgaaaagttttctccttaccggggtgggaatcgaacccacactgcGCAGCGCATGcgtctagaccagcggttctcaacctggggtacatgtacccctgggggtactttcGCTGGACCGGGGGggtaccttggacaaaaatacgTAATGGCGGACTTATGATAATTCTCATCGAAACTTATTAATAAAGTTTTAATATttgtgtatttcttatttcaaaaatttgtcgtgtacataatatgcaatgcgatcaataaatcaaagTCAGGCGAGCTCGATGGTctaatggctaccgcttctgcatGAGGTCGTGgcttcaattccaggctcgtttcTCCCCTACTTTGTATTACTATCATATAGTTCTTTctgtagaacaaaaaatcaaacgaaAAAACGTTGAATGAACgaattcatttttgcctttctcgaatacaacaaagttgtaccgaaaggctatcatttcactccaagaacgaactttttatacagtcaaacttccatgagtcgatgatctatgactcgatatcgactcatggaagcaaattatcccatattaaaaaatattttctgggttactgtgatggtcccttaaaacagatttccaaagatttcctattccacatgtcgatatttccatgagtcgatggtcccttcaatatcgactcatggaggtttgactgtagaacGCCCGAACTgaacacatgtctgtctgtttgtgtgtatgggtatgtgaaaaacattagacaacttttcatatagttatccttaaccgattttctagcaacaagttttattcgacagagggcaaagccaagttgatcactattgaatttgataacgattgaccgttgcgtttaaaagttataaagaaattgGTACACCGAACCTATCCATATATGCGCCATATATGattggtgtcttgactaaatacgagaaaggcagtatcactactcggtgaattaaggtGGGTTTTTTAATGCAATCTACATACCTATTCGAAACAAAAggatgaataatatgttaagaatatgcttctgaactaaaatcgaGGAtctaaactgccgctaaccgcgaGTCGAGCAcactgtatatggaggcccatatacagatgtgctcgacttgcggttagcggcagtaaaggTCCGTAATGATtcgtttgagaggcatgaaagttttttttttttttcattaaatctCGGTTCGTTGCAAGAGGACTACAAGCATTTTTCTACatttctcggaagcctcctttcaagaggctcggaagcctcctttcaagaggctcggaagcctcctttcaagaggctcggaagcctcctttcaagagactcggaagcctcctttcaagagactcggaagcctcctttcaagaggctcggaagcctcctttcaagaggctcggaagcctcctttcaagaggctcggaagcctcctttcaagaggcctggaagcctccttttaagaggcctggaagcctcctttcaagaggctcggaagcctcctttcaagaggctcggaagcctcctttcaagaggctcggaagcctcctttcaagaggctgggaagcctcctttcaagaggctcggaagcctgctttcaagaggctcggaagcctcctttcaagaggctcggtagtctcctttcaagaggctcggtagtctcctttcaagaggctcggaagcctcctttcaagaggctcggaagcctcctttcaagaggctcggaagcctccctttaaagggcttggaattattttttcacaaggattggaagcctacccGTACCCGAAGTACCCGagaggggtacctcaattaatgcaaaagtttgaaggggtacctctcaagaaaaaggttgagaaccgctggtctagacgattgacgtcgctaaccgcacggccacgaagcccacagcTTCTGATAGATAGAGCTTGCGTGTTTCTTgtgaacggcacagctgttgcaCCTCCTCGCACTCCAGGCGgcgcggcgtttcttctcctgaaaaaggacATTCTGCTGTCtacgcttccgtctataacgttccacgttctgccgggtaccttgctgcagcgcgaccgcccgcgctgatttttttgatttttttttttcatgaacaatGAACGCTTTTAAAGGAGttatctatggaaaaatgctcaattggattgcttttttatattttcccatggaaactttcttattttttgctctttattcactttttccggaagtttttcttttttttgtggaaaaaaatatttattttatgtaaaatttgtttattgtttattattcatattagtttattcaaagatttttttttattttaacggaaaattttcattttttcatttttttcttttttttatcttaattatataatattctttttttattttaatttatctCTTATAATTGCAATTAGTACTTTAAAAGTGTTAATATAGTTTT comes from Armigeres subalbatus isolate Guangzhou_Male chromosome 2, GZ_Asu_2, whole genome shotgun sequence and encodes:
- the LOC134214201 gene encoding uncharacterized protein LOC134214201; translated protein: MHARVSLVLSITIGIISSSAAIAPPSCDGLYGCISSLRQSDCAQGEVLISGASLNGCCPGCRGGQGYMKVCNVNVASRRCAPGLKCVDRKCIYDRSTCLHTIHMKDEEEWAGWYPRCNLDGTYASKQCRGDRLSGRCFCYSDDGRRIFGWDWYKDAAKMTCACSRRRAKLESEGRTGVTLHCMSNGNFEQLQCDSGVCWCANESTGDPLVGTTVVHDSLWRLLPCYNSSLHGDSYLRQCESAAFAQKKIQQKFSQRGTNGVSFNDVRCDYDGSYGSYMIDNGVVYCTWRSGKKIGSYQVRSSLVSSVNCNCARDTVIYQEAGIPFTLACGGNGNYEYAQDQNGHLFCVDGDGFVVTTDLRPNESCDKFIYNSAFYNED